A single Sphingobium sp. JS3065 DNA region contains:
- a CDS encoding catecholate siderophore receptor Fiu, which translates to MSLSRLRASLASAAPTYLALSCFGLAASPAMAQDSGAQEAPAARLGGVTVTETALDEQGIKVDRVSSPKFTQPLQDTPQTIQVISKELFNQQGATTLTEALRNSPGVGTFYAGENGNTTTGDAIRMRGFDTSNSIFVDGVRDLGSISRDIFNTEQVEVTKGPAGTDNGRTAPTGAINMVSKRASQEALLAGAVSVGVDGQTRATADINQPLEALPNAAFRLNAVWQDSDVAGRDHVNNKRLGLASSLGLGLGTETRAFLNFLYVDQDNIPDGNVPTIGVKGWQPQAGLEPLVGHPVDSTNFYGTRRDHDNVTAKMASLILEHDFSDSVKLTNIARWGETEQDYLLTAFMSTGANITAGDPADLSTYVMTRGNPTIRDARNRILTDQLNLRADFATGSVEHSLSVGVEITGEKQVIYGNSTTGALPVANLYNPNWNDTSAFGYARNGALSRGKTNTQAFYAFDTAKFFDGQLLVTGGVRVDHYKTSYTSTALCNNGTGRGAVPCGGQPIDSIVTTADLSASDTLFNWKLGAVFKPAEPLSLYVNYALSQQPPGGDNFTLATGDSANNPNLDPQKAKTIEAGVKWSALNGMLAVNAAVFQTKVLNEINGSDPSDVQSGSKRVRGVELSVVGNITEDWTISAGYSHQKTKVTNGSAIAVDGSYNLTYAPDDSFTSWTTYRMPFGLEVGGGVRYVSGLHRGTDGAVGTPERTEGYTVVDAILSYALTDNVKLRVNAYNLFDKEYVVAINKSGYRYTPGQAQTFLFSADFRF; encoded by the coding sequence ATGTCCTTGTCGCGTCTCCGCGCATCGCTGGCGTCCGCCGCTCCAACCTATCTTGCGCTGAGCTGTTTTGGCCTTGCAGCATCGCCAGCCATGGCCCAGGATTCCGGCGCCCAGGAAGCGCCCGCCGCCCGGCTTGGCGGCGTCACCGTCACTGAGACGGCGCTCGACGAGCAAGGCATCAAGGTCGATCGCGTTTCGTCACCCAAATTTACCCAGCCTTTGCAGGATACACCGCAGACCATTCAGGTGATCAGCAAGGAGCTGTTCAACCAGCAGGGCGCGACGACGCTGACGGAAGCCCTGCGCAACAGCCCTGGCGTGGGCACTTTCTATGCCGGCGAAAATGGAAACACGACGACCGGGGACGCGATCCGCATGCGTGGCTTCGACACCTCGAACAGCATCTTTGTTGACGGTGTGCGTGACCTGGGCTCGATCTCCCGCGATATCTTCAACACCGAGCAGGTCGAGGTGACGAAAGGTCCTGCCGGGACCGACAATGGCCGTACCGCGCCAACCGGCGCCATCAACATGGTCAGCAAGCGGGCTTCCCAGGAGGCGTTGCTGGCGGGCGCCGTTTCCGTTGGCGTTGACGGCCAGACGCGAGCGACCGCCGATATCAACCAGCCGCTCGAGGCGTTGCCCAACGCAGCCTTTCGCCTGAACGCGGTCTGGCAGGACAGCGATGTTGCTGGCCGTGATCATGTGAACAACAAGCGACTGGGGCTGGCGTCGTCGCTGGGGCTGGGGCTTGGAACAGAGACCCGCGCCTTCCTCAATTTCCTTTATGTCGATCAGGACAATATCCCGGACGGCAATGTCCCCACGATCGGCGTCAAAGGCTGGCAGCCGCAGGCGGGGCTGGAGCCGCTGGTCGGACATCCGGTTGATTCGACGAATTTTTACGGCACGCGGCGCGACCATGACAATGTCACGGCGAAAATGGCGTCACTGATCCTCGAACATGATTTTTCCGATAGCGTGAAACTGACGAACATCGCCCGCTGGGGCGAAACGGAGCAGGATTATCTGCTCACGGCCTTCATGTCGACGGGAGCCAATATCACGGCTGGCGATCCTGCGGACCTGTCCACCTATGTGATGACCCGCGGCAATCCCACGATCAGGGACGCAAGGAACCGCATCCTGACCGACCAGCTCAATCTGCGTGCGGATTTTGCGACCGGTTCTGTGGAGCACAGCCTGAGCGTCGGCGTGGAGATCACGGGTGAAAAGCAGGTGATCTACGGCAACAGCACGACGGGCGCGCTGCCTGTCGCCAATCTCTACAATCCCAACTGGAACGACACGAGCGCATTTGGCTATGCGCGCAATGGCGCTCTTTCGCGGGGCAAGACCAACACGCAGGCATTTTATGCGTTCGACACCGCGAAATTCTTTGATGGCCAGCTGTTGGTGACGGGCGGGGTGCGCGTCGATCACTACAAGACCAGCTACACCAGCACGGCGCTGTGCAACAACGGCACGGGCCGCGGAGCCGTCCCCTGCGGCGGTCAGCCGATCGATTCCATCGTCACGACGGCCGATCTGAGCGCGAGCGACACGCTCTTCAACTGGAAGCTGGGCGCGGTCTTCAAGCCGGCAGAACCGCTTAGCCTCTACGTGAACTATGCTCTCTCGCAGCAGCCGCCGGGCGGCGACAATTTCACGCTCGCGACGGGCGATAGCGCCAACAATCCCAATCTCGATCCGCAAAAGGCCAAGACCATCGAGGCCGGCGTCAAATGGTCCGCGCTGAACGGCATGTTGGCTGTCAACGCCGCGGTGTTCCAGACCAAGGTCCTCAACGAGATCAACGGGTCCGATCCTTCCGACGTGCAGAGCGGGTCGAAGCGGGTGAGGGGTGTGGAACTCTCGGTGGTCGGCAATATCACCGAGGACTGGACGATATCGGCCGGTTATAGCCATCAGAAGACCAAGGTTACGAACGGCTCAGCAATCGCGGTCGACGGCAGCTATAATCTGACCTACGCGCCCGACGACAGCTTCACGTCCTGGACCACCTATCGCATGCCCTTCGGGCTGGAGGTCGGCGGCGGCGTCCGTTATGTCAGCGGCCTGCATCGCGGCACCGATGGCGCGGTGGGCACTCCGGAGCGGACCGAAGGATATACGGTTGTGGACGCGATCTTGTCCTATGCGCTGACGGACAACGTCAAGCTGCGCGTGAACGCCTATAACCTGTTCGACAAGGAGTATGTCGTGGCAATCAACAAGAGCGGGTACCGCTACACGCCTGGTCAGGCGCAGACCTTCCTGTTCAGCGCCGACTTCCGTTTCTGA
- a CDS encoding response regulator translates to MNETLPHEALVLIIDDVPEIVDELVTMLSLLDIPAIGAGSLPAAMAALESAPLLRAIACDVRLARESGLEILELIARHPHLSTRAYGFVFMTGDSMRPEVTLAHKEYHLLSKPVQPRAFIEILQRMLAAPDASNA, encoded by the coding sequence ATGAATGAGACCCTGCCGCACGAAGCATTGGTGCTCATCATCGATGACGTGCCGGAGATCGTCGATGAGCTTGTCACCATGCTTTCGCTTCTTGATATCCCTGCCATTGGGGCCGGATCCTTGCCGGCCGCCATGGCGGCGCTCGAAAGCGCGCCCTTACTCAGGGCGATTGCTTGCGATGTCAGGCTTGCAAGAGAATCGGGATTGGAAATCCTCGAGCTTATTGCCCGACATCCGCACCTATCCACCCGTGCCTACGGTTTCGTGTTCATGACCGGAGATTCCATGCGGCCGGAGGTCACCCTCGCGCACAAAGAATATCATCTGCTCTCAAAGCCGGTGCAACCACGCGCGTTCATCGAGATTTTGCAGCGAATGCTGGCTGCCCCGGACGCTTCGAATGCTTGA
- a CDS encoding thermonuclease family protein, with amino-acid sequence MLGAPPRRRHAKVRPFRRRRSKQGARSRGVLSLVAPAIIAGLAIGLVVTQLEGRLPDWSLTGHDPTSEVGCVSPQVLDGDTLRCGARRIRLSSIDAPELPGHCRPGRACTPGDPYASTGNLRSLVVGQAVSCRQIDTDHYGRTVARCAVQGRDLSCAQVQGGFAVERYGALLCGP; translated from the coding sequence ATGCTGGGAGCTCCGCCCAGACGGCGGCATGCCAAAGTCAGGCCCTTTCGTCGCCGCCGGAGCAAGCAGGGCGCCAGGAGCCGCGGGGTACTTTCTTTGGTCGCACCAGCGATTATCGCGGGCCTTGCCATAGGCCTGGTTGTCACTCAACTCGAAGGCAGGCTGCCTGACTGGTCTTTGACCGGTCATGACCCGACGTCAGAGGTGGGGTGCGTCAGCCCACAGGTTCTGGACGGCGACACATTACGGTGCGGCGCGAGGCGCATTCGCCTATCCTCGATCGATGCGCCGGAGCTGCCGGGCCATTGCCGGCCCGGCCGCGCTTGCACGCCCGGGGACCCCTATGCAAGCACAGGCAATCTCCGATCGCTGGTGGTGGGACAGGCGGTTTCCTGCCGCCAGATTGACACCGACCATTATGGGCGGACGGTCGCACGATGCGCCGTGCAGGGGCGGGATTTGTCCTGTGCGCAGGTGCAGGGCGGCTTCGCTGTCGAGCGCTATGGCGCCCTTCTTTGCGGGCCGTGA
- a CDS encoding type II and III secretion system protein family protein, whose protein sequence is MNNWRIAGLMALTAPLLASNSAWAQDGETISVRQQRTFSYPSPIGRIAIEKEGVVSVAAPSAKSLRITGIGPGEVTVNVYGINGRLIAQTPVSVVAAAGSTGGDLKALPASFSTRGEQVVAVDVQFAAISASTLKALGFNFSKLSGDLQGAIVSPSTLSSYSMSPNLSLESTAPIQNAFNLFLSAPNRGIGAVLSALSSNGLSQLLAQPTLLVRSGEQASFLAGGEFPVPVPQSSGGAGSTISIQYKEFGVRLSVAPFVLSKDRIVLKIAPEVSELDYNNGVQLQGYVVPGIRRRSAETTVELGSGQSFVIAGLSYSSSNVSKEKTPLLGDLPILGAFFKRQQTQKERQELIIVATPRLVGPVDAKDAPPLPGSATASVDPGLADMVTGADGVEQHAAPFGVVRR, encoded by the coding sequence ATGAACAACTGGCGTATCGCCGGGCTGATGGCCCTTACCGCTCCCCTGCTGGCCAGCAATTCCGCTTGGGCGCAAGACGGGGAAACGATCTCTGTCCGGCAACAGCGGACCTTCTCCTATCCATCGCCGATCGGCCGCATCGCGATCGAGAAGGAAGGCGTCGTGTCGGTCGCCGCCCCGTCCGCAAAGTCGCTCCGCATCACGGGCATTGGTCCTGGCGAGGTGACGGTCAATGTCTATGGAATCAACGGCCGCCTGATCGCCCAAACGCCTGTAAGCGTGGTCGCAGCTGCCGGTTCGACTGGCGGAGATCTCAAGGCTCTTCCTGCCAGTTTCTCGACCCGCGGCGAGCAGGTGGTCGCGGTCGACGTCCAGTTTGCGGCCATTTCCGCGTCGACCCTCAAGGCCCTTGGTTTCAACTTCTCCAAGCTGAGCGGCGATCTGCAGGGCGCGATCGTCTCGCCCAGCACGTTGAGCAGCTACTCCATGTCGCCCAATCTGTCGCTCGAATCCACAGCGCCCATCCAGAACGCGTTCAATCTTTTCCTTTCCGCGCCCAATCGGGGCATTGGCGCCGTATTGAGCGCGCTCTCCTCCAATGGCCTTTCCCAGCTTCTGGCGCAGCCCACGCTGCTCGTGCGCTCGGGCGAACAGGCAAGCTTCCTTGCGGGCGGCGAATTCCCGGTTCCCGTTCCGCAATCGTCGGGCGGAGCCGGCAGCACCATTTCCATCCAGTACAAGGAATTTGGCGTTCGTCTATCGGTGGCCCCCTTTGTGCTTTCCAAGGATCGCATCGTCCTGAAGATCGCACCAGAGGTGAGCGAGCTCGACTATAATAACGGGGTCCAGCTTCAGGGCTATGTCGTTCCCGGCATCCGACGGCGATCGGCCGAGACCACGGTGGAACTGGGCAGCGGCCAGAGCTTCGTCATTGCAGGCCTGAGCTACAGCAGCAGCAACGTCTCCAAGGAGAAAACACCGCTGCTCGGCGACCTGCCGATACTCGGCGCCTTCTTCAAGCGCCAGCAGACCCAGAAGGAACGGCAGGAACTCATCATCGTCGCCACGCCGCGCCTGGTTGGGCCTGTCGATGCCAAGGATGCGCCGCCGCTGCCGGGAAGCGCCACGGCGTCGGTCGATCCGGGCCTCGCCGACATGGTCACTGGAGCAGATGGCGTTGAACAACATGCCGCCCCCTTCGGCGTGGTGAGGCGCTGA
- a CDS encoding acyl-homoserine-lactone synthase, with protein MVNIVCDRKALPAACANCWQRDSASCDLVPVDAITELPFDPDEYDDKFAEYLVVRDPLTNRRMGSLRLLRTDRPHILGSVFPDLCDTPAPSGLSIREVTQLCISPGLRLRERRMVSRQLASALVEYGLLTGITAYTTVMELVWSRQLMSMGWDCEPLGLGRPVGDTLLGAFQVHIDASTVGGLRAAGCYVPGKLEIVERDNQASLFDSLAA; from the coding sequence TTGGTCAACATCGTCTGCGACAGAAAGGCTCTGCCTGCCGCCTGCGCCAACTGCTGGCAAAGAGATAGCGCTTCGTGCGATCTCGTTCCGGTCGATGCGATAACCGAGCTTCCCTTCGACCCAGATGAGTATGACGACAAATTCGCCGAATATCTGGTGGTACGCGATCCCCTGACGAATAGACGCATGGGATCTTTGCGGTTGCTGCGGACGGATCGGCCTCACATATTGGGTTCTGTATTTCCAGACCTGTGTGACACGCCTGCGCCCAGCGGACTTTCCATTCGGGAGGTAACGCAGCTGTGTATCTCGCCAGGCCTGCGCCTGCGCGAGCGGCGGATGGTCAGCCGTCAATTGGCGAGCGCGCTTGTGGAATATGGGCTGTTAACGGGTATCACGGCCTATACGACGGTGATGGAATTGGTTTGGTCCCGGCAGCTCATGTCCATGGGCTGGGATTGTGAGCCGCTGGGATTGGGGCGCCCGGTGGGGGACACATTGCTGGGTGCGTTCCAGGTTCATATCGACGCCAGCACGGTCGGCGGCTTGAGAGCGGCGGGCTGTTATGTCCCGGGTAAATTGGAGATCGTCGAAAGGGACAATCAGGCGAGCCTGTTTGACTCGCTGGCGGCCTGA
- a CDS encoding EAL domain-containing protein, producing MIDDGAAAVELAEFLRLLGHSATAWEAWTEDRCFDLVMVDTADQGDWETHLAIAAARGVSWAILLVDDGTDIPAVRNVGGLRVIGTLMKPLTPVRVAAFLRNYGNGSDGSVGQRAGDGPVRMPGRFIFRTKHALRGDAVVGYEAVAWQEGAGASPDHDSFAGTIWAAEAALGLAGRLARARAKVPVAFSCSAAIFADAQFVREMQLLTRYARVDPGGLLVDVALATSTLRALDLSEAAERCAAAGFHVALGRRGEAAESWEPWTMLSLSEIRLDGCGAALPPGEERALQREIVALCQQRGIRTTIGRIDSEADLRDARDTGADQGLGAYWGAPLRDVIL from the coding sequence ATGATCGATGACGGGGCGGCGGCTGTCGAACTCGCGGAATTCCTGCGCCTTCTGGGCCATAGCGCAACGGCGTGGGAAGCGTGGACCGAAGACCGTTGCTTTGATCTGGTCATGGTGGATACCGCTGACCAGGGAGATTGGGAGACGCATCTTGCGATCGCCGCTGCAAGAGGCGTGTCATGGGCCATCCTTCTGGTGGATGACGGAACCGATATCCCTGCCGTGAGGAACGTTGGCGGCCTTCGCGTCATCGGAACGCTGATGAAGCCGTTGACGCCGGTTCGCGTCGCTGCCTTTCTCCGGAATTACGGGAATGGGAGCGATGGTTCTGTGGGCCAGCGGGCCGGGGACGGCCCGGTTCGAATGCCCGGACGGTTCATATTCCGGACGAAGCATGCGCTGAGGGGGGATGCTGTTGTCGGCTATGAAGCAGTGGCATGGCAGGAGGGCGCAGGCGCCTCGCCGGATCATGACAGCTTTGCAGGGACCATCTGGGCGGCAGAGGCGGCCCTTGGCCTTGCCGGTCGCCTTGCCAGGGCGCGAGCGAAGGTGCCGGTTGCCTTTTCCTGCTCGGCGGCCATTTTCGCCGACGCGCAATTTGTTCGCGAAATGCAGCTGCTCACGAGATATGCGCGGGTGGATCCCGGTGGCCTTCTTGTGGACGTCGCGCTCGCCACAAGCACGCTTCGTGCCTTGGACCTGAGCGAGGCGGCGGAGCGCTGCGCGGCAGCTGGATTCCATGTCGCGCTGGGCAGGCGCGGTGAAGCCGCTGAGAGTTGGGAGCCGTGGACCATGCTTTCGCTGAGCGAGATCAGGCTGGATGGCTGCGGCGCCGCCCTGCCGCCTGGGGAGGAACGCGCGCTACAGCGTGAAATCGTGGCGTTGTGCCAGCAGCGGGGCATCAGGACGACAATCGGACGGATCGATTCGGAGGCGGACCTGCGGGATGCTCGCGACACGGGCGCCGATCAGGGATTGGGAGCCTATTGGGGCGCGCCGCTGCGCGATGTGATCTTGTGA
- a CDS encoding sensor histidine kinase produces the protein MLERFQHLTGGNLAALPGRRASICLAVILIATLSLTPIFGRAPAATLVFFLAWLLKRHWALPRMLLIFAAFALAHMQWAGGLQALAAACVFLVAHGLRKWVRQSADATLLACCLIFPVILVAGWAPLEEALRWAAGFALGAAVADLAVAAALQDKRISPDGETAYLAPIAALAAIINILTIVILDIMVGALARSVDDKLALTFAFIGERLTLPAFLILALLLQLYSRQLARALEARAEVTPASLLPGENAAGNAVAQDSGSVAYEENRGALVDASGTPAFRSISGICFDAHAGRLVFCEDAASHPGSLQIHPADASRVIESVGRGDTILTFRARTGPDFEPMLLAMSCRTGKWRWESGILLHRGDQRHYSMALAQRARHADLGARIMAIAHELRQPLFTISVAAESQRLMLARADRSDRSTGQIAERAERIAEQVIRATAIIEQILSYGRTSANSEAELDVAETLRRSCAFLAPLLEERAIELDFSIEDGRHCTIMSPVELEQVFVNALQNAADSIVSRRREGWTGTGRITCSVATCDGLVSCIIADNGAGVSPRHAEAAFNAFFSTKADEGTGLGLFITREIILRAGGNVSLRPSLHEGALLAIELPATGHADQMSSRASRIVN, from the coding sequence ATGCTTGAGCGGTTTCAGCATTTAACTGGTGGCAACCTCGCGGCTCTTCCTGGACGCCGCGCGTCCATATGTCTGGCAGTCATTCTCATTGCAACGCTGAGCCTGACACCCATATTCGGCCGGGCGCCCGCCGCTACGCTGGTGTTTTTCCTGGCCTGGCTCCTCAAACGCCACTGGGCGCTGCCGCGGATGCTGCTGATCTTCGCGGCCTTTGCGCTCGCGCACATGCAATGGGCAGGCGGCCTCCAGGCCCTGGCCGCGGCCTGCGTTTTTCTGGTGGCCCACGGATTGCGTAAATGGGTTCGCCAATCCGCCGATGCGACCCTCCTGGCGTGCTGCCTGATTTTTCCAGTCATCCTCGTCGCAGGCTGGGCGCCACTCGAAGAGGCGCTGCGTTGGGCGGCTGGTTTCGCACTGGGAGCGGCCGTGGCGGATCTGGCTGTCGCTGCGGCCTTGCAAGACAAGCGCATTTCGCCTGACGGGGAGACGGCCTATCTCGCGCCGATCGCTGCTCTTGCCGCCATCATCAACATCCTCACCATTGTCATCCTCGACATAATGGTCGGCGCCCTGGCGAGATCGGTCGATGACAAGCTTGCCCTCACCTTCGCCTTCATCGGCGAGCGTCTGACCCTCCCGGCATTTTTGATCCTGGCCCTCTTGCTCCAGCTGTACAGCCGCCAGCTCGCGCGCGCGCTGGAGGCAAGAGCAGAGGTTACGCCCGCCTCGCTCCTGCCCGGAGAGAATGCCGCAGGGAACGCGGTCGCACAGGATAGCGGATCGGTGGCTTATGAGGAAAATCGCGGCGCCTTGGTGGACGCCTCCGGGACGCCCGCCTTCCGATCAATTTCGGGCATTTGCTTCGATGCGCACGCGGGAAGGCTCGTTTTTTGCGAAGACGCTGCCTCACACCCAGGCAGCCTGCAGATTCATCCCGCCGACGCGAGCCGAGTGATCGAAAGCGTGGGCCGCGGCGACACGATCCTCACATTCCGCGCCAGGACAGGCCCGGATTTTGAGCCAATGCTACTCGCCATGAGCTGCCGGACGGGAAAATGGCGATGGGAATCCGGCATCCTCCTCCACCGCGGCGATCAGCGCCACTATTCCATGGCGCTGGCGCAGCGGGCGCGCCATGCCGACCTTGGCGCGCGCATCATGGCCATCGCCCACGAACTGCGCCAACCGCTGTTTACAATCTCGGTGGCGGCAGAGAGCCAGCGCCTCATGCTCGCCAGAGCGGACAGGTCCGACAGAAGCACAGGCCAGATCGCGGAGCGGGCGGAGCGCATCGCCGAGCAGGTGATCCGCGCCACGGCGATCATCGAGCAGATCCTCAGTTATGGCCGCACCAGCGCAAACTCGGAAGCCGAACTGGACGTGGCAGAAACATTGCGCCGATCCTGCGCGTTTCTGGCTCCCCTGCTGGAAGAGCGCGCGATCGAACTCGATTTCTCGATAGAAGATGGAAGGCACTGCACCATCATGTCGCCGGTCGAGCTGGAGCAGGTTTTCGTCAACGCTCTCCAAAACGCCGCTGACAGCATCGTCAGCAGGCGGCGCGAAGGATGGACCGGAACAGGACGCATCACATGTTCCGTAGCGACTTGCGACGGCCTTGTTTCCTGTATCATAGCGGACAATGGCGCGGGCGTAAGCCCCCGCCATGCCGAGGCCGCCTTCAACGCCTTCTTCTCCACCAAAGCGGATGAAGGGACAGGGCTCGGGCTCTTCATCACGCGCGAGATCATTCTTCGCGCGGGCGGCAATGTGAGCCTTCGCCCCTCCTTGCACGAAGGCGCGCTGCTCGCGATCGAGCTACCCGCAACGGGCCATGCCGATCAGATGTCGTCGCGCGCCAGCCGGATCGTGAACTGA
- the cpaB gene encoding Flp pilus assembly protein CpaB, protein MTVFVGLMVAACFLVLGIRELTRTPPSPAQAASPSRQAAATAPSPVFLSAVRPIRTGETITADMVRNRPGDPQRYPYAATAPEVIGKVATRDIAANMLVARDAVGAETKLAIRVPIGMRAVSIDTTAEIAVAGLVRPGDRVDVQVIYPGADAISGARGMGRSRAETLLQMVQVLAVGELVVGTNQKTGPDGQQSTPQPPARTVTLALTPEQVSTLSLAKSTGGLYLSLRNPIDDQKVAVAAMTSRPSLAAPGERDATAPPPRAAAQPKRAARQPSHAIELLVGDRREVIYSGSTAR, encoded by the coding sequence GTGACGGTTTTCGTCGGGCTGATGGTTGCGGCCTGTTTTCTGGTCCTCGGCATCAGGGAGCTGACGCGCACACCGCCGTCTCCGGCACAGGCTGCCAGTCCGTCCCGCCAAGCTGCGGCAACGGCGCCGTCGCCTGTATTTCTCTCGGCCGTGCGGCCCATCAGGACCGGAGAGACAATCACCGCGGACATGGTCCGCAACAGGCCAGGCGATCCGCAGCGCTATCCCTATGCCGCGACAGCCCCCGAAGTGATCGGCAAGGTCGCCACGCGTGACATCGCAGCCAACATGCTTGTGGCGCGCGACGCAGTGGGCGCTGAGACGAAGCTGGCTATCCGGGTGCCCATCGGCATGCGCGCGGTCAGCATCGACACCACCGCCGAAATCGCGGTGGCCGGGCTGGTAAGGCCAGGAGACCGCGTCGATGTCCAGGTGATCTATCCGGGCGCCGACGCCATCAGCGGCGCACGCGGGATGGGCCGAAGCCGCGCCGAAACGCTCCTCCAGATGGTTCAGGTCCTCGCTGTCGGCGAGCTTGTGGTCGGGACAAACCAGAAGACCGGCCCCGACGGCCAGCAGAGCACGCCGCAGCCTCCCGCCCGCACCGTCACCCTTGCCCTCACGCCCGAACAGGTCTCGACCCTGTCGCTCGCCAAGAGCACGGGAGGCCTCTATCTTTCGCTTCGCAATCCCATCGATGATCAGAAGGTCGCCGTGGCCGCGATGACCTCCAGGCCCTCGCTCGCCGCACCGGGCGAGCGCGACGCGACAGCACCGCCACCGCGCGCTGCCGCGCAGCCCAAACGCGCTGCGCGGCAGCCGTCGCACGCCATCGAACTGCTCGTGGGAGACCGCCGCGAGGTCATCTATTCCGGGAGCACTGCGCGATGA
- a CDS encoding MucR family transcriptional regulator, with translation MVSIDDEKGSLVSLTANIVSANVSNNPMAVGDLCEMIKSVHSALSKLESPEEEKTAKRDPAVPIRSSIKEDYIVCLEDGKKLKTLKRYLRARYQMTPEEYRAKWGLPADYPMAAPSYTNQRRELAHKIGLGLRAEPKGKRTATKLPSPVEKDAPKPPATSSRRKSGRAAKV, from the coding sequence ATGGTAAGTATCGATGACGAAAAAGGCTCTCTCGTATCACTGACTGCTAATATCGTGTCGGCAAATGTTTCCAACAACCCCATGGCCGTTGGAGACCTGTGCGAAATGATCAAAAGTGTTCATTCGGCCTTGTCCAAGCTGGAATCTCCGGAAGAAGAGAAAACCGCGAAGCGTGATCCTGCCGTTCCTATCCGTTCCTCCATCAAGGAGGACTATATTGTTTGCCTCGAAGACGGCAAGAAGCTGAAGACGCTCAAGCGTTACCTCAGGGCCCGATATCAGATGACCCCGGAGGAATATCGCGCCAAATGGGGACTGCCCGCCGACTATCCCATGGCTGCGCCGAGCTACACGAATCAGCGACGGGAACTCGCCCACAAGATCGGCCTGGGCCTTCGGGCCGAGCCAAAGGGGAAGCGGACCGCAACCAAGCTGCCCTCGCCGGTGGAAAAGGATGCTCCCAAGCCCCCTGCTACGTCTTCCCGCCGTAAATCAGGGCGTGCGGCGAAAGTCTAG
- a CDS encoding Fe2+-dependent dioxygenase: MLLHIPDVLTGEEVAEFRRRLDASDWTDGLETVGPQGARVKHNQQLPDASPLRAELGQAVLAAFRRTPLFFAAALPRKILPPRFNRYAGGGEYGFHIDGAVMSLGEEEQLRSDISCTLFLSDPDDYDGGRLIISDTYGEHSVALPAGDAIIYPSSSLHRVEPVTRGERLASFLWIQSLIRDDRQRRMLFELDTSIQKLTLDGADEDAVLQLTSVYHNLLRLWSET, encoded by the coding sequence ATGTTGCTGCACATTCCCGATGTTCTGACAGGTGAGGAAGTGGCGGAATTTCGTCGCAGGCTGGATGCGAGCGATTGGACAGACGGTCTCGAGACGGTTGGCCCGCAGGGGGCCAGGGTCAAGCATAACCAGCAGCTGCCTGACGCATCGCCGCTGAGGGCTGAACTTGGCCAGGCGGTACTTGCCGCGTTCAGGCGGACCCCGCTTTTCTTCGCCGCGGCCTTGCCGCGCAAGATCCTGCCGCCGCGCTTCAACCGCTATGCCGGTGGCGGGGAATATGGTTTTCACATCGACGGCGCCGTGATGAGCCTCGGCGAGGAAGAGCAATTGCGCTCGGATATCTCCTGCACCCTGTTTCTGAGCGATCCCGATGACTATGATGGCGGCCGGCTGATCATCAGCGACACTTATGGCGAGCATAGCGTGGCGCTTCCCGCGGGCGATGCGATCATCTATCCTTCGAGCAGTCTTCATCGCGTTGAGCCTGTAACCCGCGGTGAACGGCTCGCCTCCTTCCTCTGGATACAGAGTCTCATACGCGATGATCGGCAGCGGCGCATGCTGTTCGAACTCGACACATCAATCCAGAAGCTGACCCTCGATGGCGCCGACGAGGATGCAGTGCTGCAGCTTACCAGTGTCTATCACAATCTGCTGCGCCTCTGGTCCGAAACCTGA